In one window of Gossypium hirsutum isolate 1008001.06 chromosome A01, Gossypium_hirsutum_v2.1, whole genome shotgun sequence DNA:
- the LOC107920037 gene encoding transcriptional elongation regulator MINIYO, whose amino-acid sequence MEKKQEQRSGHKTKRNEGKVASLKVFASSSIDGDDASSLVGSIIEKGIVSNNDISKPIQPPRLSVLPFPVARHRSHGPHWTPRSDNRNVVEEDDEDETGFANFDPISVFGEPIRRKEKKNLDLSHWKEAMQGDDLSQRKGRETNQSDVGKTERQMMDGKAMKDLGNKSMLSNSFGAHADVASMDVESHLNAHRPLAKAEEAMRSELTASSVTGMDLDDSLQLQKEEHVKDHDSEIFSKESGTMVVDGQVMAKRMCHNDSANVEFKRMEKIDTMAPEQFRNLGNERGSMSLESEIDAENRARLGNMSPEEIKEAQAEILLKMDPALLNLLKKRGQEKLKKQIDTHSNQAAESQFGIRCENQSNNAMKAPNIDSNNPTVTTSSNITESGLDNGVKQNVDSASGSLWDAWSQRVKAVRELRFSLDGAVVENDFVQIPEIRGDIVAERDFLRTEGDPGASGYTIKEAVALTRSMIPGQRALALHLLASVLDKALRNIYLNPIGSTPADKDNVDSTVDWEAVWAFALGPEPELILSLRMSLDDNHNSVVLATAKVIQCVLSCDINQSFFDLLEKTAIDMRGTYTAPIFRSKPEIDVGFLHGGFWKYSAKPSNVLLYGDNIVEDETEGKHTIQDDIVVAGQDFAAGLVRMGILPRIRYLLEIEPTAPLEECLISVLVAIARHSPMGVNAIMKCQRLVQTVVHRFTANSNMDVYPSKIKSVCLLKVLAQSDRKNCAEFVENGIFQAMTWQLYKNAYSLEQWLKLGRENCKLSSVLMVEQLRFWKVCIQYGYCVSYFSNILPALYLWLNPPTIRKLVENNVLGEFASISMEAYLILESLARTLPNFYSHKILSDGIAERADDNVETWSWSHAGPMVDLALKWISFKSRLIDSQDEIIGISIFHDKSSSPLLWVYSAVMHMLSRVLEKVIPEDAMGLQDDGYVPWLPDFVPKVGLEIIRNGFLSFTRVNTAEYGTNLAAGSSFIEQLCSLRKQSVFETSFASLCCLHGFFQVFIYINNLIQLAKTVVCNPSQACSLSQEENILAKGILVESLFELRCVFDIFSKLVASEWQIVQSIEIFGRGGPAPGVGLGWGASGGGFWSKSVLLAQTDAWLLSQLLDIFQTVSIEVLSLDDERTFTREIILSALGLCLISGPRDKVIVEKALDVMLQVPVLKYLDLCSQHFIQGNGRIKLYGWEYKEDDYMLFSEILASHFRNRWLSNKKKLKASSVDRTSRSNAFLETIPEDLDTSMMSRDQNCTSLMMEWAHQRLPFPMHWFLSPISTLCDSKHAGLGRVSDIQNIVQDPGDIVELSKAGMFFLLGLEALSTFLSADVVSPIWSVPVIWKLHSLSIILLIGMAVLEDEKTRDVYESLQELYGQLLDEIRSKGRSQTISNMSTSLTPETENKINVEFLRFQSEIHESYSTFIDTLVEQYAAVSFGDLTYGRQVAIYLHRCVEAPVRLAAWNALSNSHVLELLPPLQKCLGEAEGYLEPVEENEAILEAYVKSWVSGALDKAATRGSVAFTLVLHHLSSFVFSSHKSDKPLLRNKLVKSLLRDNARKKQHEGMMLQFIEYMKPSSVTKAEKEEGLTMESSNVEGRLERLKEACEGNPSLLTLVDKLKSSCLKQ is encoded by the exons ATGGAGAAGAAGCAGGAGCAACGAAGCGGCCATAAAACCAAAAGGAATGAAGGAAAAGTTGCTTCTTTGAAGGTATTTGCTAGCAGTTCAATCGATGGAGACGATGCTTCCAGCTTAGTTGGGAGCATAATCGAAAAGGGAATTGTTTCGAACAATGATATTAGTAAACCCATTCAACCCCCTCGCCTCTCAGTGCTTCCTTTCCCTGTTGCACGCCACCGCTCTCATGGTCCT CATTGGACTCCAAGAAGTGATAACAGAAATgttgttgaagaagatgatgaagatgaaaCTGGATTTGCTAACTTTGATCCTATATCGGTTTTCGGTGAACCTATACGGaggaaagagaaaaagaattTGGATCTTAGCCATTGGAAAGAGGCAATGCAGGGTGATGATCTTTCCCAGAGAAAGGGAAGGGAAACAAACCAGTCAGACGTAGGGAAAACTGAAAGACAAATGATGGATGGAAAAGCCATGAAAGATCTAGGCAATAAAAGCATGTTGAGTAACTCCTTTGGTGCACATGCAGATGTAGCCTCCATGGATGTAGAATCACATCTAAATGCCCATAGGCCTTTAGCTAAAGCTGAAGAAGCCATGAGGAGTGAATTGACTGCTAGTTCAGTCACTGGAATGGACCTAGATGACTCACTTCAGTTACAAAAAGAAGAGCATGTTAAAGATCATGATTCTGAAATTTTCAGTAAAGAATCAGGAACGATGGTTGTTGATGGCCAGGTCATGGCGAAAAGAATGTGTCATAATGATAGTGCCAATGTGGAATTCAAGAGAATGGAGAAGATAGATACCATGGCTCCAGAGCAATTCCGCAACTTAGGAAATGAACGCGGGTCCATGTCTCTTGAGAGTGAAATTGATGCTGAGAATCGTGCCCGATTAGGGAACATGTCAcctgaagaaataaaagaagcaCAGGCTGAGATTTTGCTGAAGATGGATCCTGCTTTGCTAAACTTACTGAAAAAACGAGGCCAAGAGAAATTAAAGAAGCAAATTGACACACACTCAAATCAGGCTGCTGAGAGTCAATTTGGAATTAGATGTGAAAATCAGTCAAACAATGCTATGAAAGCTCCAAATATAGATAGCAATAATCCCACGGTCACAACAAGCTCAAACATTACAGAGAGTGGCCTTGACAATGGTGTAAAGCAGAACGTAGATTCCGCAAGTGGCAGTTTGTGGGATGCTTGGAGCCAGAGAGTTAAGGCTGTTAGGGAATTAAGGTTTTCCTTGGATGGGGCTGTTGTTGAAAATGATTTTGTTCAGATACCAGAGATAC GAGGTGATATTGTTGCTGAACGTGACTTCTTACGAACAGAGGGAGATCCTGGTGCTTCAGGTTATACAATTAAAGAAGCAGTTGCACTCACAAGAAGCATG ATTCCAGGTCAACGGGCCCTTGCATTGCATCTCCTTGCATCTGTGCTTGATAAGGCATTACGTAATATTTATCTCAATCCAATTGGCTCTACTCCGGCTGATAAGGACAATGTTGACAGCACTGTTGACTGGGAAGCTGTTTGGGCTTTTGCACTGGGCCCAGAACCTGAGCTAATCTTATCATTAag GATGTCGCTTGATGATAACCACAATTCTGTAGTTTTAGCAACAGCCAAAGTTATTCAGTGCGTATTGAGCTGTGATATAAATCAGAGTTTCTTTGATCTTTTGGAG AAAACAGCAATTGACATGAGGGGTACTTATACTGCTCCTATATTTCGGTCTAAACCAGAGATTGATGTTGGTTTCCTTCATGGTGGATTTTGGAAATACAGTGCTAAACCTTCAAATGTTCTTCTTTATGGAGATAATATTGTGGAAGATGAAACTGAAGGGAAGCATACAATTCAGGATGACATTGTTGTTGCTGGACAAGATTTTGCTGCTGGTTTGGTTAGGATGGGAATCCTTCCGAGGATTCGATATCTTTTGGAG ATAGAACCAACTGCACCTTTGGAAGAATGCTTGATTTCAGTACTAGTTGCAATAGCAAGACATTCCCCAATGGGTGTGAATGCTATAATGAAGTGCCAAAGATTAGTTCAAACTGTTGTTCACCGATTTACTGCAAATAGCAATATGGATGTTTATCCATCTAAGATCAAATCTGTTTGCCTTTTGAAG gTGCTAGCACAATCTGACAGGAAGAACTGTGCAGAGTTCGTAGAGAATGGGATTTTCCAGGCTATGACATGGCAATTATATAAAAATGCTTACTCTTTGGAGCAATGGTTGAAATTGGGAAGAGAAAATTGTAAACTTTCATCTGTGTTAATGGTTGAACAACTACGTTTTTGGAAGGTCTGCATTCAGTATGGGTATTGTGTGTCATACTTCTCCAACATTCTTCCTGCCTTGTACTTGTGGTTGAATCCGCCTACAATTAGAAAACTGGTTGAGAACAATGTTTTAGGTGAATTTGCTTCCATCTCTATGGAGGCATACCTTATTCTAGAATCCTTAGCCAGAACACTTCCAAATTTTTATTCACACAAAATTCTAAGTGATGGAATAGCTGAAAGAGCTGATGACAATGTGGAGACCTGGTCTTGGAGCCATGCCGGACCAATGGTTGATTTAGCTCTGAAGTGGATTTCATTTAAGTCTAGATTAATTGATTCTCAGGATGAAATAATTGGAATCTCTATTTTCCATGATAAATCTTCCTCTCCTTTATTGTGGGTATACTCAGCTGTTATGCACATGCTTTCCAGAGTGCTTGAAAAAGTGATCCCTGAGGATGCCATGGGCCTGCAAGATGATGGTTATGTGCCATGGTTGCCAGATTTTGTTCCTAAGGTTGGACTTGAAATTATTAGAAATGGTTTTTTGAGCTTTACACGTGTGAATACTGCAGAATATGGAACTAATCTGGCTGCAGGTAGTTCTTTTATCGAGCAACTCTGTTCTTTAAGGAAGCAAAGTGTATTCGAAACATCATTTGCTTCTCTATGTTGCCTTCATGGCTTCTTCCAGGTTTTTATATACATTAACAATTTGATCCAGTTGGCTAAGACTGTGGTCTGTAATCCTTCTCAAGCATGCAGTTTATCACAAGAAGAGAACATACTTGCAAAGGGGATACTGGTGGAATCTTTGTTTGAATTGAGATGTGTGTTTGATATTTTCTCAAAGTTAGTTGCTTCAGAGTGGCAAATTGTGCAGTCAATTGAGATTTTTGGTAGAGGAGGCCCTGCTCCTGGTGTGGGGCTTGGATGGGGAGCCTCTGGTGGAGGATTTTGGTCAAAATCTGTTTTATTGGCACAAACAGATGCATGGTTGCTCAGTCAATTGCTTGACATCTTCCAGACTGTCTCTATAGAAGTATTATCCTTAGATGATGAGAGGACCTTTACCAGAGAAATAATCCTTTCAGCTTTAGGATTATGTTTAATTTCTGGACCAAGAGACAAGGTTATTGTGGAGAAAGCGTTGGATGTTATGCTTCAAGTACCTGTGCTAAAGTACCTTGACCTTTGCAGTCAGCATTTTATCCAGGGTAATGGGAGGATAAAATTATATGGGTGGGAATATAAAGAAGATGACTATATGCTCTTCAGTGAGATATTAGCTTCTCACTTTAGAAATAGATGGTTGTCTAATAAGAAAAAATTGAAAGCCTCAAGTGTCGATAGAACATCAAGGAGTAACGCTTTTCTAGAAACCATACCAGAAGACCTGGACACATCAATGATGAGTCGAGATCAAAACTGCACTTCATTGATGATGGAATGGGCCCACCAGAGACTGCCTTTTCCCATGCACTGGTTTCTTAGTCCAATATCAACCTTATGCGATAGCAAACATGCTGGGCTGGGAAGGGTCTCTGATATACAAAATATTGTGCAGGACCCTGGTGATATAGTTGAACTTTCTAAAGCTGGAATGTTTTTCCTTTTAGGTTTGGAAGCCTTGTCCACTTTCTTATCTGCAGATGTTGTTTCACCCATTTGGAGTGTTCCAGTAATCTGGAAACTACATTCATTATCCATCATATTACTCATTGGAATGGCTGTGCTTGAAGATGAGAAGACTAGGGATGTTTATGAGTCTTTGCAAGAGCTATATGGACAGCTTCTTGACGAGATAAGGTCTAAGGGAAGAAGTCAAACTATTTCAAATATGTCTACCAGTTTAACACCAGAgacagaaaataaaattaatgtggAATTTCTGAGGTTTCAATCAGAGATTCATGAAAGTTACTCAACATTTATTGATACTCTTGTTGAGCAGTATGCTGCTGTATCTTTTGGTGATTTGACCTATGGTCGACAAGTTGCAATATATTTACACCGTTGTGTCGAAGCTCCTGTTCGACTTGCTGCCTGGAATGCATTATCTAATTCTCATGTCCTTGAACTTCTTCCACCATTGCAGAAATGCCTGGGTGAGGCTGAAGGATACCTTGAACCTGTTGAG GAGAATGAAGCGATTTTGGAAGCTTATGTGAAGTCATGGGTGTCTGGTGCCCTTGACAAAGCTGCAACTCGAGGATCAGTCGCATTCACATTAGTTCTGCATCACCTTTCATCTTTTGTTTTCAGCTCTCATAAAAGTGACAAGCCATTGCTACGGAATAAGCTTGTGAAGTCTCTACTGCGAGACAATGCCAGGAAGAAGCAGCACGAG GGAATGATGCTGCAGTTCATCGAATATATGAAGCCATCGAGTGTTACAAAGGCCGAAAAAGAGGAAGGTTTGACAATGGAGAGTAGCAATGTAGAGGGAAGGTTGGAAAGACTGAAGGAAGCTTGCGAGGGAAATCCCTCTCTTCTCACACTTGTTGACAAACTTAAGTCTTCTTGTCTGAAACAATAG